A stretch of Clostridia bacterium DNA encodes these proteins:
- a CDS encoding ferredoxin: MKAFVDQELCISCGLCTDEQPEVFFTNDDDKAEAIKDELNEKQIEMAKQAVENCPVEAIKVEC, encoded by the coding sequence ATGAAAGCATTTGTTGACCAAGAACTATGTATAAGTTGTGGGCTTTGCACGGATGAGCAGCCAGAAGTTTTCTTTACAAATGATGATGATAAGGCTGAGGCCATTAAAGATGAACTCAATGAGAAACAAATCGAGATGGCGAAACAAGCAGTTGAAAATTGTCCAGTAGAGGCTATTAAAGTAGAATGCTAG
- a CDS encoding DUF1761 domain-containing protein, whose protein sequence is MECRVSLLALVIGTLLNMGLGALWYSPVLFAKVWMKEAHVTPEDLATSQGKMGMMYGLTGVSALLTSYVIGVFILNLKIMNIAGALGFAILLWLGTNIPAIVKNWSFEGRTIKLGIINHGYDLVVYVLVSMVYVIIG, encoded by the coding sequence ATGGAATGTAGAGTTTCTCTACTTGCACTTGTTATTGGCACCCTGCTCAATATGGGATTGGGTGCACTATGGTATTCGCCAGTACTCTTTGCAAAAGTCTGGATGAAAGAAGCTCACGTTACACCAGAAGACTTAGCAACATCTCAGGGAAAAATGGGAATGATGTATGGCTTGACTGGAGTATCTGCTCTACTTACATCCTATGTAATCGGTGTCTTCATTCTCAATCTCAAGATTATGAACATTGCTGGTGCGTTGGGCTTTGCAATACTGCTTTGGTTGGGCACGAATATTCCAGCAATTGTAAAAAACTGGAGCTTTGAAGGAAGAACCATTAAATTAGGCATAATTAACCATGGATATGATTTGGTTGTTTATGTATTGGTTTCAATGGTTTATGTCATAATCGGTTAA